One Numida meleagris isolate 19003 breed g44 Domestic line chromosome 6, NumMel1.0, whole genome shotgun sequence genomic region harbors:
- the LOC110400863 gene encoding calcium-binding protein 4-like isoform X2 — translation MPRSRGDKGSPKNTEASGKGKPGEEVGESPPKVPEAGGPPGSPDTESRHGSHGRKNGKKGAGDPHAASAKAYSPFLNTVFGKERELSPEELDELLDAFKEFDTDQDGFISYKDLGACMRTLGYMPTEMELIEISQHIKMRMGGRVDFEDFVQMMGPKLREETAHMVGVRELKIAFREQRGDEAGHRGAAGRAAEGAGGGRDPAGRGPQRGRPRGFR, via the exons ATGCCACGCTCGCGGGGGGACAAGGGGTCCCCCAAGAACACCGAAGCCTCTGGCAAGGGGAAGCcgggggaggaggtgggggagaGCCCCCCCAAGGTCCCTGAGGCTGGTGGCCCCCCAGGCAGCCCCGACACCGAATCCCGGCATGGAAGCCACGGGCGGAAGAACGGCAAGAAAGGGGCAGGGGACCCCCATGCTGCCTCTGCCAAGGCATACTCACCCTTCCTCAACACGGTGTTTGGCAAG GAGCGGGAGCTGTCGCCGGAGGAGCTTGATG AGCTGCTGGATGCCTTCAAGGAGTTTGACACAGACCAGGACGGCTTCATCAGCTACAAGGACTTGGGTGCCTGCATGCGCACGCTGGGCTACATGCCCACCGAGATGGAGCTCATCGAGATCTCCCAGCACATCAAGATGAGGA TGGGAGGCCGCGTGGATTTTGAGGACTTCGTGCAGATGATGGGGCCGAAGCTGCGGGAGGAGACGGCTCACATGGTGGGAGTGAGGGAGCTGAAGATCGCCTTCCGCGAG CAGCGCGGAGATGAGGCAGGCCATCGCGGCGCTGCTGGGCGAGCAGCTGAAGGCGCAGGAGGTGGACGAGATCCTGCAGGACGTGGACCTCAACGGGGACGGCCGCGTGGATTTCGATG A
- the LOC110400863 gene encoding calcium-binding protein 4-like isoform X3, with product MPRSRGDKGSPKNTEASGKGKPGEEVGESPPKVPEAGGPPGSPDTESRHGSHGRKNGKKGAGDPHAASAKAYSPFLNTVFGKERELSPEELDELLDAFKEFDTDQDGFISYKDLGACMRTLGYMPTEMELIEISQHIKMRMGGRVDFEDFVQMMGPKLREETAHMVGVRELKIAFRERGDEAGHRGAAGRAAEGAGGGRDPAGRGPQRGRPRGFR from the exons ATGCCACGCTCGCGGGGGGACAAGGGGTCCCCCAAGAACACCGAAGCCTCTGGCAAGGGGAAGCcgggggaggaggtgggggagaGCCCCCCCAAGGTCCCTGAGGCTGGTGGCCCCCCAGGCAGCCCCGACACCGAATCCCGGCATGGAAGCCACGGGCGGAAGAACGGCAAGAAAGGGGCAGGGGACCCCCATGCTGCCTCTGCCAAGGCATACTCACCCTTCCTCAACACGGTGTTTGGCAAG GAGCGGGAGCTGTCGCCGGAGGAGCTTGATG AGCTGCTGGATGCCTTCAAGGAGTTTGACACAGACCAGGACGGCTTCATCAGCTACAAGGACTTGGGTGCCTGCATGCGCACGCTGGGCTACATGCCCACCGAGATGGAGCTCATCGAGATCTCCCAGCACATCAAGATGAGGA TGGGAGGCCGCGTGGATTTTGAGGACTTCGTGCAGATGATGGGGCCGAAGCTGCGGGAGGAGACGGCTCACATGGTGGGAGTGAGGGAGCTGAAGATCGCCTTCCGCGAG CGCGGAGATGAGGCAGGCCATCGCGGCGCTGCTGGGCGAGCAGCTGAAGGCGCAGGAGGTGGACGAGATCCTGCAGGACGTGGACCTCAACGGGGACGGCCGCGTGGATTTCGATG A
- the LOC110400863 gene encoding calcium-binding protein 2-like isoform X1, producing MPRSRGDKGSPKNTEASGKGKPGEEVGESPPKVPEAGGPPGSPDTESRHGSHGRKNGKKGAGDPHAASAKAYSPFLNTVFGKERELSPEELDELLDAFKEFDTDQDGFISYKDLGACMRTLGYMPTEMELIEISQHIKMRMGGRVDFEDFVQMMGPKLREETAHMVGVRELKIAFREFDVNGDGEISSAEMRQAIAALLGEQLKAQEVDEILQDVDLNGDGRVDFDEFVMMLSSR from the exons ATGCCACGCTCGCGGGGGGACAAGGGGTCCCCCAAGAACACCGAAGCCTCTGGCAAGGGGAAGCcgggggaggaggtgggggagaGCCCCCCCAAGGTCCCTGAGGCTGGTGGCCCCCCAGGCAGCCCCGACACCGAATCCCGGCATGGAAGCCACGGGCGGAAGAACGGCAAGAAAGGGGCAGGGGACCCCCATGCTGCCTCTGCCAAGGCATACTCACCCTTCCTCAACACGGTGTTTGGCAAG GAGCGGGAGCTGTCGCCGGAGGAGCTTGATG AGCTGCTGGATGCCTTCAAGGAGTTTGACACAGACCAGGACGGCTTCATCAGCTACAAGGACTTGGGTGCCTGCATGCGCACGCTGGGCTACATGCCCACCGAGATGGAGCTCATCGAGATCTCCCAGCACATCAAGATGAGGA TGGGAGGCCGCGTGGATTTTGAGGACTTCGTGCAGATGATGGGGCCGAAGCTGCGGGAGGAGACGGCTCACATGGTGGGAGTGAGGGAGCTGAAGATCGCCTTCCGCGAG TTCGACGTGAACGGGGACGGGGAGATCAGCAGCGCGGAGATGAGGCAGGCCATCGCGGCGCTGCTGGGCGAGCAGCTGAAGGCGCAGGAGGTGGACGAGATCCTGCAGGACGTGGACCTCAACGGGGACGGCCGCGTGGATTTCGATG AGTTCGTCATGATGCTGTCGTCCCGCTAA
- the OSBP gene encoding oxysterol-binding protein 1 — protein MRHTCRGTINLATANISVEDSCNFIISNGGAQTYHLKASSEVERQRWVTALELAKAKAVKMLEESDDSGDESVSQTDKTELQSTLRTLSSKVEDLSTCNDLIAKHGTALQRSLSELESLRLPADSTEKIKQVNERATLFRITSNAMINACRDFLLLAQTHSKKWQKSLQHERDQRIRLEETLEQLAKQHNHLERAFRGATVLPAGAAGSGGPAKDPCCSVKGDLSDEDDDNEFFDAPEIITVPESMGHKRTGSNISGTSSDISLDEQYKHQVEDTKKEKRTRIPYKPNYSLNLWSIMKNCIGKELSKIPMPVNFNEPLSMLQRLTEDLEYHELLDRAAKCESSLEQLCYVAAFTVSSYSTTVFRTSKPFNPLLGETFELDRLEENGYRSLCEQVSHHPPAAAHHADSKHGWTLRQEIKITSKFRGKYLSIMPLGTIHCVFHASGNHYTWKKVTTTVHNIIVGKLWIDQSGEIEIVNHKTGDKCNLKFVPYSYFSRDVARKVTGEVMDPAGKVHFLLLGTWDEKMDCYKVAAGSGDNGAEGRQRPHEAEESRVPLWKRNQLPKYAENMYYFSELALTLNAPESGTAPTDSRRRPDQRLMENGRWDEANAEKQRLEEKQRLARKRREAEAARATEDGTPYDPYKPLWFERKKDPVTQELAHVYRGGYWESKEKQDWSVCPDIF, from the exons ATGCGCCACACGTGCCGCGGCACCATCAACCTGGCGACGGCCAACATCTCGGTGGAGGACTCGTGCAACTTCATCATCTCCAACGGCGGGGCGCAGACCTACCACCTGAAGGCCAGCTCCGAGGTGGAGCGGCAGCGCTGGGTCACGGCACTGGAGCTGGCCAAGGCCAAAGCCGTCAAGATGCTGGAGGAGTCAG ATGATTCCGGCGACGAGTCGGTGTCACAGACTGACAAGACGGAGCTGCAGAGCACGCTGCGTACGCTGTCCAGCAAGGTGGAGGACCTGAGCACCTGCAACGACCTGATCGCCAAGCACGGCACGGCCCTGCAGCGCTCGCTCAGCGAGCTGGAGAGCCTGCGCCTGCCGGCCGACAGCACGGAGAAGATCAAGCAGGTCAACGAGCGAGCCACGCTCTTCCGCATCACCTCGAACGCCATGATCAAT GCGTGCCGGGAtttcctgctgctggcccagACCCACAGCAAGAAGTGGCAGAAGTCGCTGCAGCACGAGCGGGACCAGCGCATCCGCCTGGAGGAGACGCTGGAGCAGCTGGCCAAGCAGCACAACCACCTGGAGAGGGCTTTCCGCGGTGCCACCGTCCTGCCCGCCGGCGCCGCTGGCAGTGGTGGCCCTGCCAAAG ATCCCTGCTGCTCCGTGAAAGGAGACCTGAGCGACGAGGACGATGACAACGAGTTCTTCGATGCCCCGGAGATCATCACTGTGCCGGAGAGCATGGGCCACAA GCGCACCGGCAGCAACATCAGCGGCACCAGCAGCGACATCAGCCTGGACGAGCAG TATAAGCACCAGGTGGAGGACAccaagaaggagaagagaacGCGCATTCCCTACAAGCCCAACTACAGCCTCAACCTCTGGAGCATCATGAAGAACTGCATCGGGAAGGAGCTGTCCAAGATCCCCATGCCG GTGAATTTCAACGAGCCACTGTCCATGCTGCAGCGCCTGACAGAGGACCTGGAGTACCACGAGCTGCTCGACCGCGCCGCCAAGTGCGAGAGCTcgctggagcagctctgctacGTGGCCGCCTTCACCGTCTCCTCCTATTCCACCACCGTCTTCCGCACCAGCAAACCCTTCAACCCGCTCCTGGGGGAGACCTTCGAGCTGGACCGCCTGGAGGAGAACGGTTACCGCTCCCTCTGTGAGCAG GTGAGCCACCACCCGCCCGCTGCCGCGCACCACGCTGACTCCAAGCACGGCTGGACGCTGCGCCAGGAGATCAAGATCACCAGCAAGTTCCGGGGGAAGTACCTCTCCATCATGCCCCTGG GCACCATCCACTGCGTCTTCCACGCGTCCGGCAACCACTACACGTGGAAAAAGGTCACCACCACCGTGCACAACATCATCGTGGGAAAGCTCTGGATCGACCAG TCGGGCGAAATTGAAATCGTCAACCACAAGACGGGGGACAAGTGCAACCTCAAGTTCGTGCCCTACAGCTACTTCTCGCGGGACGTGGCGAGGAAG GTGACGGGGGAGGTGATGGACCCCGCGGGGAAGGTGCACTTCCTCCTGCTGGGCACCTGGGACGAGAAGATGGACTGCTACAAGGTGGCAGCGGGCAGCGGGGACAACGGGGCCGAAGGCCGGCAGCGGCCGCACGAGGCCGAGGAGAGCCGGGTGCCGCTGTGGAAGAGGAACCAGCTGCC GAAGTACGCGGAGAACATGTATTACTTCTCGGAGCTGGCGCTGACGCTCAACGCTCCCGAAAGCGGCACGGCTCCCACCGACAGCCGCCGGCGCCCGGACCAGCGCCTGATGGAGAACGGCCGCTGGGACGAGGCCAACGCCGAGAAGCAGCGCCTGGAGGAGAAGCAGCGCCTGGCCCGCAAGCGCCGCGAGGCCGAGGCCGCCCGCGCCACCGAGGATG gcaCCCCCTATGACCCCTACAAGCCGCTGTGGTTCGAGCGCAAGAAGGACCCGGTCACCCAGGAGCTGGCGCACGTTTACCGGGGCGGTTACTGGGAGAGCAAAGAGAAGCAGGACTGGAGCGTGTGCCCGGACATTTTCTGA